The DNA segment TAGTGTCTGACATCGCGCATCCTACTGATCCGATCGCAAAGAGCGCCATACCGATGAAAAGCGGGATTTTACGCCCGGTCCTATCGCTGATAGGCCCCCAGACGAGCTGCGCGATAGCAAAGCCGATCAAAAAGCCCGTTATCGTGAGCTCCGAGTCTCCGTGCAGCTGCCGCTCCATCGTAGGCATAGCGGGCAGATATACGTCCGTAGATAGCGATGTACACGCCATAAGCGCACTTAGGACGACTAAAAAAGATAGTGAAGTTTTTGAGGAGTTCAAATTTTTCCTTTTGTTGTTATTTGAGTGGGCGCAGAGTTTGCGCGACTGGAGATTGGAAGCTTTAAATTTACTCAAATTTGTTTTGATAAATTCTGCACGATTATAGCTAAATTTAAACGCTTTTCAGTGCGGAAGCTTAAATTAAATTTGATGTAAAATTTGAATGCTAACGGTGCAAAATTTAAACTAGAAATTTAAATGCAGTAGGGCAAAGCGCGGTATTTTTGCCTTAATCAAGGCGGATTAAAATTTTACGACTGAGCAAGCAAAATTTAAGTTAGCAAAAATTTGAACAAAAAAAGATCAAGGCGAAGTATTTTTCGCTTAAACGAGGCGGTTTTAAATTTTGTGACGGGAGTTACCGAGTGGGTAATGACCGAGCAAAATTTAAAACCAACGAAGTATAAGTAGAAAAAGACAAGCCTAAATTTAGACTTCGTATCTTTCGCCGGGTTTCATTTCGATGATCTCCCACGGCAAGCCCTGCTTATTTAGCTCGTCCATGAAAGGCTTGGCGTCGAAATTTTCCATGTTAAAGACGCCTTTGCCGCTCCAGATGCCTTTTGCCACCATCATTGAGCCGATCATCGCAGGCACGCCCGTCGTATAGCTCACTGCCTGCGCGCCCGTCTCGGCGTAGCAAGCCTCGTGGTCGCAGACGTTGTAGATGTAGACCTGGCGCTCTTTGCCGTCTTTGAGCCCGCGGATCACGCAGCCGATGTTGGTTTTACCCTTTGTGCGAGGACCTAGCGACGCAGGATCAGGCAGTAGAGTTTTTAGAAACTGTATCGGCACGATTTTTACGCCGTTATGCTCGACCTCGTCGATGCGTAGCATGCCGACGTTTTCTAGGCACTTCATATGCGTGAGGTAGCTTTGTCCAAAGGTCATGAAAAAGCGGATTCTCTTTAGCCCTTTGATGTTTTTTACTAAGCTTTCTAGCTCCTCGTGATAGAGCAGGTAGCTATCCTTGACGCCGACTTTGGGGTAGTCCCATTTGAACATTATTTCCATCGGCCCCGTTTCTTTCCACTCGCCGCGCTCCCAGTAGCGACCCTTTGCGCTTACTTCGCGCAGGTTGATTTCGGGATTGAAATTCGTCGCAAACGGATATCCGTGATCGCCTGCGTTGCAGTCTAGGATGTCGATCTCGTGGATCTCGTCAAAGAGATTTTGCTGCGCGTAGGCGCAAAATACGTTCGTCACTCCCGGATCAAAGCCGCTTCCTAGCAGCGCCATCGTGTTTGCGGCTTTAAACTCGCCGTCCTTCGCCCACTGCAGCTTGTATTCAAATTTAGCGGTGTCGGGGTGCTCGTAGTTTGCGGTGTCAATATATGGGATGCCGGCGCGAGAGCACGCGTCCATTAGAGTTAGATCCTGATAGGGCAGCGCGACGTTTAAAAGCAAATCGGCGCCCGTTTTTTTGATGAGAGCGACTACGGCGTCGGTATCGTCCGCGTCGATCTGTGCGGTGTCAATTTGCACGCCTAGGCGATCTTTGATAAATTTAGCAATCGCGTCGCACTTGCTTTTGGTGCGGCTTGCAAGGGTGATCTTACTAAAAACGTCCGCGTTCATCGCGCATTTTACGGTCGCGACTTGGCTCACGCCGCCTGCGCCTATGATTAAGATATTTGACATTTAAGCTCCTTTAAATTTTAAATTATAATTTTACCGCTATTTCGTTTAAATTTCTATTCTTAAATTTCTCTAGCTGCAACGCTAAAATAGTTTAGTCCACCCCATGCGTCCTTGTCGCCGACGATATAGATATACTCTTTGGCGCGCGTTAGAGCTACGTTTAGTAAATTCGGCTTTGCCGATGCCCATGCTCTTGCGCCCGCGCTAGCTCCGCCTAGGATAAAGATAACGACTTTGGCTTCTTGACCTTGCATGGTGTGGATGGTGTTTGCCCTGATTCGTATTTTGCCTTGTTTTTGCAAGGCCGCGCTTTGCTTTACGACGTCGGTAAAGGGCGTTATGATTTTTATATGTTCGCTTGCGTTTGCACCGATTAGCGTTTTTAGCGATTCGTAAATTTGATCCGCCGCCGCTAGCTCGGCCTCGCTGCCGTTGCCGCTCCAAACGCTCGTTTTTATATCTATCCAGCAGCTTGTCGCTTTGGCGAGCGAGTTTTTATTTTTGCCTTTACCCCAGACCATAGCGCCGTCGTAGGTCGTCTCGTTTGCGACGTTAAACATAGGATTATCGCAGCGTCTATGCACGATGAGCGGCGAACCGACCCAGGTTTGACCGATATAAGCGCCTATTTTTTGGGTTTTATCCGCGCACGCTTGTAGCGACGTGGTTGCTACGTTAAACTCCCTAGACGCCTCGGTATAGCCAAGCAGCACGTCGTTTAAATTTTCGGGTAGAGTTACTACCGGTTCTAGTTGCAACGGGTCGCCTACTATTACTGCCGTTTTGGAGCGATATAGCGCGCCTACGGCGTTTGAGATATTTGCCTGACCCGACTCGTCTACTAGCAAAAGTCCGATATCGTTTTCGCCAAAATCGCTAAAAAACCGCCCAAAAGAGGCAAATGTCGAGCTAACGACGGGAATGACGAAAAATAGCGATTTTAAAATTTCCCTTGCCTGCTCTTTCTTTTTAAATTTACCCAGATCGCAAAACGCCGCCAAATTTGCGCCCAATTTCGCCTTTTGCGACCAGATAGCGGCTTTATGTAAATTTAGCGCTTTTATAAAGACGTTTATCCTAGCCTGAGCGACGGCGGTTTTTATGCCGTTTTCCGCCATAAAAGGCGAGCTATTTTCGCGCTCCTCTTTACTCTGCTGCGCGCTTAGCGACTTTTGCGTAGAGAAATTTAGTAGCGCTAGTAGCGTATTTACGGTATTTAGCGCTTCGTTAAATTCTTTTTGCGCTAGTTTGAAATCATAGCTTTGTTTGCCGAATTTGAGTAAATTTACGAGCCCGTCGACCTTAAATTTATCGTTAAAGCTCGTTATCGCGCCTTGCGTTTTTAAGATGTCAAATTCCGGATGGTTTTGATTGATAAAAAAGTCGTTTAGGCAGTTTTCTTTAAAATCGCTTACGTTGCCGCTATTGCCTAGCGTGGCGCATATTAGCCCCCAGGCAGGCTGCGAAATTTGGCTTTTTTGGCACTCTACCCAGGCGCCCGCCGATAGCAGCCTCGTAGCCTGCATCCTAAAATAATCAAGCTCGCTCAAATACGCCTTATCTACGCTATCAAGCTTAGGCAACTCTGCGCTAATGTTTTCTACGGCTTTATTATTGCACGAGGCCACGACGATCTCAAAGCCTTTTAGCTTGGGATTTAGCGGATAAAAGTCCGGGTACTGGCTACCGTCTAGTTTGACGCCGCGCTCGAAAATTTCGTCTTCTTTTAGCGTAGATAAAACCTTTGCTCGCTCCACGATTACGCCTGCGACCACGTCTTTTAAGAGCGTCGTTTTCCCAGTACCCGGAGGCCCGTTTACGCTATAAACGCCGCCTTTTTTCTCGTTAAGAAGCTTCATTATATTATTTACGGCGATTTGTTGCGAGTAAATTAGCATATACTCGCTAGCAAACGCGCCTAGCGGGTAGTTTTTGGCTTCTAGTATCGAAAAAACGGTATCAAAATTTGCGCTATCCCTCATATCTATGCGCCCTATTTTTATATCGTTTTCGCCCGTTTCGTCAAAAATAGTTTGCAAATTTTTATTATTTAAGCCCTCTTTTAGAGCCAGACTAATCTCGCCCAAATAAAAGCTATTAAGCAAGTCGCTGCTACTTTTTACGCCGCTTTCTAGGCAGATATTTACGCGAAGATCGTCGCTTACTAGCGGCGAATTTAACTGCTTTTTAAACTCGCCATGGATAAATTTTACCATTTCGCTCAGACTTCGTTCGTTTTTGCCTAGCGCTTCTATCCGGGCTTTTATGCTATCTTTTAGAGCTTCGAAATTTTTATAATCTAAATTTTGCGGTTTGCTAAAATTTGCCGCCGCCCAAGGAGCGGTGGATAAAAATACGCTATTTAAATCAACGTTAAATCCGCTATTTTCGCCGCATACGGGCTCTAATTTTTTAGTATCTTGCTCGCTAAAATCGGGCTCGCTAACGAGCGTGCTTAATTTAACTTTTTCCTCTTCGTTTTTGACGGACAAATCGCCCGTAAATTTTATAAAATAAGTCGTTGCTTTTTGATTTTGACTTTGACGAAAATCGCTAGTTTGTAAATTCGGATTTTGTTTTATTATCTCGTTTGCTATCTCGTCCAGCTCGAAAATCCCGCCGTAAATTTCGATGCTTAACTTCCTTTTGTTTCCGCTTTTTGCAAGCTCCGAGACGCTTTTCATTTGCTTTAAATAATGCCAAAAATCATCGGTAAATTTATCCGGCGTCGTTTCGTAGGCGTTTTTATATTTACTTTGTTCTTTGTTTAGTTTTTGTAGCGTTTGCGGATTTAGATATTCGCTTAAAAGCAGATAGTGCAGAGTGTTTCGTAGCGCCACGGCCGTTCCTTTCGTATTTTTGTCGCTAAAAAACGATTTTAGCGAAGTTAATATAAATTTTCGGTTTTAACGGCTATAATAACGCGAAAATTTAAAGGAATTCCGTGCGTAAAATTTTACTTTTTCGTTTGCCGATTCGGTTGTTCGAAAAAAGCCGCAAAATGCGATACGGCTTTGCAAAGCAAATACGGCGATTTGTTTTTATACGGAGGGTTAAATTCGGCATTATTTAGGCAAAATTCTACGGCGCTAAAATAAGTCAAATTTAATCCGTAAAATAAATCTACTCCGGATCGTCGCTAAACTCGTTATCTTTAAATATTTTATAAAAATCGGTAAACCAAAGCGCGAAAGCTACGGCGATAAAGGTCACCGGTAGATGGATGTAAAATCCGCTCCAAACGTAAGCTAAAAAGCCCCTACAAACGCCCGCGGCAATAACAAGCGCAAAGGCGATCTTGCTAAGGCGTAAAAACTCAAGCTCCTGTCCGCTGTGGCGCAGACCCGCGATGTTAAAGATAA comes from the uncultured Campylobacter sp. genome and includes:
- a CDS encoding saccharopine dehydrogenase family protein; translated protein: MSNILIIGAGGVSQVATVKCAMNADVFSKITLASRTKSKCDAIAKFIKDRLGVQIDTAQIDADDTDAVVALIKKTGADLLLNVALPYQDLTLMDACSRAGIPYIDTANYEHPDTAKFEYKLQWAKDGEFKAANTMALLGSGFDPGVTNVFCAYAQQNLFDEIHEIDILDCNAGDHGYPFATNFNPEINLREVSAKGRYWERGEWKETGPMEIMFKWDYPKVGVKDSYLLYHEELESLVKNIKGLKRIRFFMTFGQSYLTHMKCLENVGMLRIDEVEHNGVKIVPIQFLKTLLPDPASLGPRTKGKTNIGCVIRGLKDGKERQVYIYNVCDHEACYAETGAQAVSYTTGVPAMIGSMMVAKGIWSGKGVFNMENFDAKPFMDELNKQGLPWEIIEMKPGERYEV
- a CDS encoding AAA domain-containing protein — protein: MALRNTLHYLLLSEYLNPQTLQKLNKEQSKYKNAYETTPDKFTDDFWHYLKQMKSVSELAKSGNKRKLSIEIYGGIFELDEIANEIIKQNPNLQTSDFRQSQNQKATTYFIKFTGDLSVKNEEEKVKLSTLVSEPDFSEQDTKKLEPVCGENSGFNVDLNSVFLSTAPWAAANFSKPQNLDYKNFEALKDSIKARIEALGKNERSLSEMVKFIHGEFKKQLNSPLVSDDLRVNICLESGVKSSSDLLNSFYLGEISLALKEGLNNKNLQTIFDETGENDIKIGRIDMRDSANFDTVFSILEAKNYPLGAFASEYMLIYSQQIAVNNIMKLLNEKKGGVYSVNGPPGTGKTTLLKDVVAGVIVERAKVLSTLKEDEIFERGVKLDGSQYPDFYPLNPKLKGFEIVVASCNNKAVENISAELPKLDSVDKAYLSELDYFRMQATRLLSAGAWVECQKSQISQPAWGLICATLGNSGNVSDFKENCLNDFFINQNHPEFDILKTQGAITSFNDKFKVDGLVNLLKFGKQSYDFKLAQKEFNEALNTVNTLLALLNFSTQKSLSAQQSKEERENSSPFMAENGIKTAVAQARINVFIKALNLHKAAIWSQKAKLGANLAAFCDLGKFKKKEQAREILKSLFFVIPVVSSTFASFGRFFSDFGENDIGLLLVDESGQANISNAVGALYRSKTAVIVGDPLQLEPVVTLPENLNDVLLGYTEASREFNVATTSLQACADKTQKIGAYIGQTWVGSPLIVHRRCDNPMFNVANETTYDGAMVWGKGKNKNSLAKATSCWIDIKTSVWSGNGSEAELAAADQIYESLKTLIGANASEHIKIITPFTDVVKQSAALQKQGKIRIRANTIHTMQGQEAKVVIFILGGASAGARAWASAKPNLLNVALTRAKEYIYIVGDKDAWGGLNYFSVAAREI